The genomic segment AGACAGGATGATCATGGTATAAGCGTGCTGATTTAATATTAAAAATTAATGGCTGAAATAACATTGCCCGCAATCTGAAATAAATCCCATTATCTGTTAGGGGCTATCCGCATTAAGCGCTATCATATAAGGCAAATAAACGAATATTACCCAACCACAACATTGTTATTTGGTTGAAGAGATTCAATACGCCACCAGACAGTAAAGCAGGACCACTTTAAATCCCCATGCCTTTAGATAGCCCACAAATACCCTCTGATGTACAAGAGAACGAACAGAATTCAGCGATAACATCTCCGGAGCTGCCGCGTTTTCCACTGTACGATCTCCATAGTCATACCAACGCTTCCGACGGGATGTTAACACCGGCGCAGTTGGTAGAGCGGGCCGTTGAAATGCGAGTTAGCGTGCTGGCTATTACTGACCATGATACCACCAGCGCTTTGACGGCTGCGAAGCAGGCAATTGAAGAAAAGGGATTGGCACTGCATCTGATCAATGGCGTAGAGATTTCGACCGGTTGGGAAAGTTTTGATATTCATATTGTTGGCCTGAATATCGATCCTGATTCAAAAGCCATGACCGGGCTGTTAGCGGCACAGGCAATCAGACGGGCGGAACGTGCCCAAGAGATAGCCCGACGGCTGGAAAAGCACCATATCCCTGATGCACTAAGCGGAGCACAGCGTTTTGCCGGTGATGCGGCTATTACCCGCGCGCATTTTGCTCGCTATCTGATTGAATTAGGCAAAGCCTCCGATATGGCTCAGGTATTTAAAAACTACCTGGCACGGGGGAAAACCGGTTATGTACCACCGCAGTGGTGTACAATAACAGAAGCGGTGGAAGCCATTCATCTGGCCGGTGGGCAGGCGGTATTGGCACATCCGGGACGTTATGACCTGTCGGCTAAATGGCTGAGGCGACTCATCATTGAGTTTAAACAAGCCGGTGGTGATGCTATGGAAGTCTCTCAATGCCAGCAGGCTCCACAGGAACGCGCACAGCTGGCACTGTATGCTCAGGAATACCAGCTACTGGCTTCTCAGGGCTCAGACTTCCACTACCCCTGTGCCTGGGTTGAACTGGGGCGACGACTATTCCTACCGGATAAAGTCATTCCCGTATGGCATAACTGGTTTGTGTAGTTGATGTATTGAGAAAAAATTTAATTAGGGAAATCGGCTATTGAATTGGATCTATTTTTTAATATAGCCAATCGGAGGGAGAGGGTGCCGTTTGGGTCGACTTGGCGTAAGCCAACGAAGCG from the Limnobaculum zhutongyuii genome contains:
- the rnm gene encoding RNase RNM, with translation MPLDSPQIPSDVQENEQNSAITSPELPRFPLYDLHSHTNASDGMLTPAQLVERAVEMRVSVLAITDHDTTSALTAAKQAIEEKGLALHLINGVEISTGWESFDIHIVGLNIDPDSKAMTGLLAAQAIRRAERAQEIARRLEKHHIPDALSGAQRFAGDAAITRAHFARYLIELGKASDMAQVFKNYLARGKTGYVPPQWCTITEAVEAIHLAGGQAVLAHPGRYDLSAKWLRRLIIEFKQAGGDAMEVSQCQQAPQERAQLALYAQEYQLLASQGSDFHYPCAWVELGRRLFLPDKVIPVWHNWFV